A window from Setaria italica strain Yugu1 chromosome VIII, Setaria_italica_v2.0, whole genome shotgun sequence encodes these proteins:
- the LOC101762398 gene encoding uncharacterized protein LOC101762398 has product MSNGNGGRSGGARGARLELQLHLSPPPAGRMEVDGGDGSDSSSSPSSCVSSDGSPGSKSPMVIGACTRCMMYCMVAKKDFPTCINCKQPSLVDLLHCAGGSGGVAGDDKRRGKGK; this is encoded by the coding sequence ATGAGCAACGGCAACGGCGGcagaagcggcggcgcgaggggcgCAAGGCTGGAGCTGCAGCTGcacctgtcgccgccgccggctgggaGGATGGAGGTGGACGGGGGCGACGGCAGCgactcgtcgtcgtccccgagCTCGTGCGTGTCGTCGGACGGCAGCCCGGGGAGCAAGTCGCCGATGGTGATCGGCGCCTGCACGCGGTGCATGATGTACTGCATGGTGGCCAAGAAGGACTTCCCCACCTGCATCAACTGCAAGCAGCCCTCCCTCGTAGACCTCCTCCActgcgccggcggcagcggtggcgtcGCCGGAGACGACAAGAGGCGCGGCAAGGGCAAGTGA